One window from the genome of Plasmodium berghei ANKA genome assembly, chromosome: 3 encodes:
- a CDS encoding monocarboxylate transporter, putative yields MKKGGNSQVSKYRLILGGFLIHCTLGSIYCFSNISAYVISYMKIIGCSNVKYKDSSWIYVLTLIFQCFFGFFGGILNQNLGPQISVLLGGWLMCLGILLSYFTVFNFYLFSLTYGILCGIGCGIAYPIPLSVAVKKHYDYKGVISGIIFIGRGLSVFLICPLQNYYINKYNYMPDYTPELENSDDKYFSNLDILNKVPYLFIYEGVFFALIQFIGAYLISDSNDTRKEFMTFNDKTNKFLYFDEKSFTNKHNVISNSFETLSNTSNFSFRESNNTFINREFILIWLMIFFNWQAISYTQVFWKIFGLNYLYIDDRYLSILGAVSSLFNIFGRIFWGFICDLTSFKVALILMSILMSFLTVTLTLSGFYGKITYSIWVCLIFFCHAGTFSIFPSITAHIFGTKKFGPVFGLLFTARAFSSVINAMISAAILNNIGNIAMCAIVSISSFISIMLALVF; encoded by the exons atgaaaaaaggAGGAAATTCACAAGTATCAAAATATAGACTAATTTTAGGAGgttttttaatacattGTACATTGGGTagtatatattgtttttcgAATATAAGTGCTTATGTAATATcttatatgaaaattatagGATGTTCCAATGTTAAATATAAGGATAGTAGTTGGATATATGTACTTAcattaatatttcaatGTTTCTTTGGATTTTTTGGGGGAATattaaatcaaaatttaGGCCCACAAATTAGTGTCTTGTTGGGTGGATGGTTAATGTGTTTGGGAATATTGttatcatattttactgtatttaatttttatttattttcattaactTATGGAATACTTTGTGGAATTGGTTGTGGAATTGCATATCCAATTCCATTGTCTGTTGCGGTAAAGAAACACTATGATTACAAGGGCGTG aTAAGTGGAATAATTTTCATAGGAAGGGGGTTATCTGTTTTTCTTATTTGTCctttacaaaattattacattaataaatacaattaCATGCCTGATTATACTCCTGAATTGGAAAACTCAgatgataaatatttcagTAATTTAGATATACTAAATAAAGTaccatatttatttatatatgaaggTGTATTTTTTGCTTTAATTCAATTTATTGGAGCATATTTAATTTCTGATTCTAACGATACAAGAAAAGAATTTATGACATTTAatgataaaacaaataaatttttatattttgatgaAAAGAGTTTTACTAATAAACATAATGTAATATCTAATTCCTTTGAAACTTTATCAAACACAtcaaatttttcttttagaGAATCTAACaatacatttattaatCGCGagtttatattaatttggttaatgatttttttcaattggCAAGCTATTTCATATACTCAAGttttttggaaaatatttggattaaattatttatatattgatGATAGATATTTATCCATATTAGGAGCTGTTTCCTcactttttaatatatttggaAGAATTTTTTGGGGATTTATATGTGATTTAACAAGCTTTAAAGTTgctttaatattaatgagTATACTAATGAGCTTTCTAACAGTTACTTTGACATTATCAGGATtttatggaaaaataacatattcCATTTGGGTGTgccttatttttttttgccaTGCAGGaacattttcaatttttccATCCATTACAGCACACATATTTGGAACGAAAAAATTTGGTCCAGTTTTTGGACTTCTTTTTACTGCTAGAGCCTTTTCTAGTGTTATTAATGCAATGATTTCAGCAGCAATATTAAACAATATTGGAAATATTGCCATGTGTGCAATAGTATCTATTTCGTCCTTTATCAGTATTATGCTCGCCTtagttttttaa
- a CDS encoding 50S ribosomal protein L33, putative — protein sequence MLFLSNIFFRSKSKRIHVNLLSSCASNYIYSTFISPSKSKFRMSLRKHDPIVNRHVMFYQKHMKSKSKKKLTLHGINYARFTGKNKNLRPLLKRVEKSYLYGKFNKLIDSTYRSLPRMS from the exons atgctttttttaagtaatatatttttccgTTCGAAAAGTAAAAGAATTCATGTTAATCTATTATCATCATGTGCAagtaattatatttattcaacTTTTATTTCGCCATCAAAATCCAAGTTTAGAATGTCCTTAAGGAAACATGACCCGATTGTAAATCGACATGT aatGTTTTACCAGAAACACATGAAATcaaaatcgaaaaaaaaactcaCACTTCATGGAATTAATTATGCCCGTTTTACag ggaaaaataaaaacttaAGACCGCTTTTAAAAAGAGTTGAAAAATCATATCTTTATGGGaaatttaacaaattaataGACAGTACATACAG GAGCCTTCCAAGAATGAgttaa
- a CDS encoding 60S ribosomal protein L37ae, putative, which produces MSRRTKKVGLTGKYGTRYGSSLRKQIKKIELMQHAKYLCSFCGKTATKRTCVGIWECKKCKRKICGGAWSLTTPAAVAAKSTIIRLRKQKEEAHKS; this is translated from the exons gtCGGTTTAACTGGAAAATATGGAACAAGATACGGATCTTCACTCcgtaaacaaataaaaaaaatagaattaATGCAGCATGCAAAATATCTATGCTCCTTTTGCGGAAAG ACTGCCACAAAAAGGACATGTGTTGGAATATGGGaatgtaaaaaatgcaaaagaaaaatttgtGGAGGAGCGTGGAGTTTAACTACCCCAGCAGCAGTTGCAGCAAAATCAACAATTATTAGATTAAGAAAACAAAAGGAAGAAGCACATAaatcataa